Sequence from the Candidatus Woesearchaeota archaeon genome:
GTAAAAATCTTATCAGATACTATAAATAAGATAAGATTAGGCATATTAGCAAAATACTACTGGCTAAGCTGGACAATAGGGATGGTAAGCCCGGGCAAAATTGGAGAATTTTCAATACTCTTTTTCTTAAAAAAGCATAAGATTACTTTAGGCGAAGGCCTTGCAATATCGATTATAGATAAAATGATAACTTTGAGTAGCCTTATGGTAATCTCTTCTTTTATTTTCTACCTGCTTATTCCGAAAATTACTGTCTTAAAAATCATCTTGATTGTGTCTTTGATTATATTTTTAATGTTTGGTATGATAATTTCTGATAAGGTGCGGCATTTCATCAAAAAATATCTGATAAGAAAGCACTCATCAAGATTGCTGGGATTTAACAGGGCTTTTAGGAATCTTATTTTTAATCACAACCTTAGGATTTTTATAAACTTTTTCCTAACTGTACTTAAATGGTTAATCACGTCCTTTATTACTTTCATTGCTGTCAATTACATGGGCCAGAAAATAGGATTCATTTCCATCTTTATAATAGTCTGTGCAAGCATGCTTATATCCATGATACCAATATCTATAAATGGACTTGGTATCAGACAGCTGACTTTCGTTGGTCTGATGGGCCGGTTTGGAGTTAGCGAAGAAGTTGCTTTTTCACTTAGCATATTATCCTTAATGATGGGTTATCTTGTAGCCCTGATGTCATTGCCCTTAATAAAATCCAAAATAAACTAAAATGTCCAAAGACAAAAGAATCCTGCTTGTATGTCCGAGTTCACCCAGAACACATGCAGGAGGAACTGTAAATATGGTGATGCAGATAGCAAAGAATTTGGATAAAAATTTTGCAGACATCAGTATAATGACTACTGGAAAGCGTCCTATGAAAGAGAGATTTAAAAATATCTCTTTGGAAGAATATCCAACCATAGGTTCAGCAATAAATTATTTTTTGTCTCCATCACTAATAAAATCTGTACACAGGAAAAAAGCAGATATAATACATTGCTTTGGTTTTAATAATCTGATTACTCTGTTTTTAATGATGTGTAAGCCTAGGTCAAGCAGACTGATAGTCACTCCCGCCAGTGCAGGCAGTTCATCAGTTTTTAGAAAAATTCTTCTAAAATTACATACATGGATTTTTAAATTCTTTGCCGGACGCATAGATGCCATGATTTTCCTTTCCAAATTTGAAAAGGAGCTATTCCTAAATAAATTGGGTATAAGGCCGAGATCAGAGTCTATTATTCCTATTGGCGTAGATATTGAAAACATAAATAAAACCAAGATCAATAAAAAATATGAAATTGTATCAGTCGGCCGGCTTGTAAGAAACAAAGGCTTTTTCCGGTTGTTGAAATTATTTAAAAAAATAACAGAGATAGACGCAAAAATTAGGCTAAAAATAATTGGCAGGGGAAAAGAGGGCGAAAAACTAAAGAAAAGGGCGAAAAAGCTGGGAATATCAAATAAGGTGAATTTCATCGATAAGATCCCTCTTGATCAGAGAAAAAGATTCTTCCGGGAGATAAAAGAGTCGACAGCATTTGTATTTCTAAGTAGATATGAAAGTCAGGGTGCAGTAATATCAGAGGCTGTGGCTGCTGGCCTTCCCGTCTTTATTTTCAGTAACTCTGCCCAGTCCGAGTTTATCGAAAAAGGCTGGGCAATAAAATTAGATGAAAAAGAGTCTGTCGATTCTATGGCCCAAAAAATTTGTAATGCGCTTAAAAGAAAAAGAATATACAAAAATAATATAACTCCTCCAAGCATAAAAGATTCTGTTAAACTTCACAGGAATCTATATATAAGTATATTGCATTAACATTCAGTTTTTCTCTGTGGGCGACAGTTTTCCTTTCAATAATCTCGGAATTCTATTGGTTAAATAATAATTTATTGTAGTTAGGCCATAGATAAAGTATTCCTTTTTTCTTCTGCTCTTGGCTAAATGTAAAAAATACTTGGCTAAGATTGATAAGTTAAATACATAGAAAATAGAATTAAATCTGCGGGTGCAATCTGCTACAAGCTTTGCTAAATCAATATCATGCTTAGCAAATCTCATGCGTTTGTCTCTTACAAGATCAATCGAATCCATGAGTATAGTATAATCTTTCTTCTTAAAATCAATAGACCTTTCTTCATATATATCTGTCCCTGGAAATGGTGTGAGTATTGCAAAATTGCTCACATCAGGCCTTATCTGTTTTACTAGATGAATAGTCTTCTTAACATCCTCTTTATCTTCATCCGGAAAATTAAACATAAAATTTGCCAGTGCTCTTATATTATGCTTTCTGCATAATCTAAATGCTTTTCTGACCTGGGATAAATTGATATTTTTTTTCACAATTTGAAGGCTTTTCTCAGAGCCCGATTCTACACCAAAATCAATTTGTATACAGCCCGCCTTCTTCATCTTAATTAAAAGTCCTTCAGTAATAAGATTTACCCTCGCGCTGCACCCCCACAAAATACCAATTTTTTGGTTTATCATTTCATCACAAAACTCAATAACCCTTTCCTTTTTAATTATAAAATTATCATCATAGATATAAATAGAATCAATATTATATTTATTTCTTAATATCTTTATCTCCCTAATCACGCTTTGTATACTTCTGAATCTGACCAGGCATTTTGAACTCGTTGTCTTCCATAGATTCTTATTTGCGCAGAATTTGCATTGGGATGGGCATCCTCTACTGGTGAAAATAAACATATTTGATAACAAAATCCATCTGATTGCATATATATTCGGTTTGGTATAGAAATCCATATCTATTTTACTGTAATCAATAATAGGTATATCATCAAGATTTTCTATCAGTTTTCTCGGTTTTGTAAAATAAGCTTTACTCTGTAAATACACAAGACCATCTATATATGAAAAATTGGATCTGCCAGTTTTTAGAAATGACACAAGTTCATAAAGTGTCATTTCTCCCTCGCCTCTCACAGCAAAATCAACAGGGCTACCGCGATAGATAAAATCTAGAGGTTTTACTGTAGCATGAACACCACCTACAATAATCCTTATCTGCGGAAATTTTTTTTTGAATACTTCAGCCAGCTTTATTATTTCTTCAACTTCATGAGAAAAGCAAGTAAATCCGAGTGCAATAGGACTATAGGATTCAGTCTTCATTATGGCCCTTTTTATAAGGAGATTATGCTGTTTCTGAGTCGGTGGCAGGTAAGAAGTTATTTTTTCATCTATTATTTCTGTATTGATGCCCTTGCTGTTT
This genomic interval carries:
- a CDS encoding radical SAM protein, giving the protein MTLNNSSLNNNLYKKYLNNRYMVCDLLLISPFSRAHNRRPPLSLLSLATFLNSKGINTEIIDEKITSYLPPTQKQHNLLIKRAIMKTESYSPIALGFTCFSHEVEEIIKLAEVFKKKFPQIRIIVGGVHATVKPLDFIYRGSPVDFAVRGEGEMTLYELVSFLKTGRSNFSYIDGLVYLQSKAYFTKPRKLIENLDDIPIIDYSKIDMDFYTKPNIYAIRWILLSNMFIFTSRGCPSQCKFCANKNLWKTTSSKCLVRFRSIQSVIREIKILRNKYNIDSIYIYDDNFIIKKERVIEFCDEMINQKIGILWGCSARVNLITEGLLIKMKKAGCIQIDFGVESGSEKSLQIVKKNINLSQVRKAFRLCRKHNIRALANFMFNFPDEDKEDVKKTIHLVKQIRPDVSNFAILTPFPGTDIYEERSIDFKKKDYTILMDSIDLVRDKRMRFAKHDIDLAKLVADCTRRFNSIFYVFNLSILAKYFLHLAKSRRKKEYFIYGLTTINYYLTNRIPRLLKGKLSPTEKN
- a CDS encoding glycosyltransferase produces the protein MSKDKRILLVCPSSPRTHAGGTVNMVMQIAKNLDKNFADISIMTTGKRPMKERFKNISLEEYPTIGSAINYFLSPSLIKSVHRKKADIIHCFGFNNLITLFLMMCKPRSSRLIVTPASAGSSSVFRKILLKLHTWIFKFFAGRIDAMIFLSKFEKELFLNKLGIRPRSESIIPIGVDIENINKTKINKKYEIVSVGRLVRNKGFFRLLKLFKKITEIDAKIRLKIIGRGKEGEKLKKRAKKLGISNKVNFIDKIPLDQRKRFFREIKESTAFVFLSRYESQGAVISEAVAAGLPVFIFSNSAQSEFIEKGWAIKLDEKESVDSMAQKICNALKRKRIYKNNITPPSIKDSVKLHRNLYISILH